In Colletotrichum higginsianum IMI 349063 chromosome 1, whole genome shotgun sequence, one genomic interval encodes:
- a CDS encoding choriogenin Hminor codes for MLPNMTSSKLSVSRASIKSSLGHFSFSSSQTNLADPISPKARRKRHHSVSEPLYEQQQQQQQQQQQQQQQYQNQHRLQPTALGGSGREDANSYTPTRPQPPASPKRSQTDTSVNSPTTAAKINGGNPSLKVPEDQTPAAEPVLIAPVPTRPPNNRKSRSWGHRLSALFPSLIVQPTDLPQTQSQPQQQQQQQQQQQQLPVHRKSLPSDTPASPSDSAPSYHTTGNPTVRPVTSSGLGLGIVSPIADDDDDDNYLNLPPPTPPSDAPPPVPRKVAPAPLHLSIRTTTATAHSSADQPMISPPQAYSPASLDMLATPPPPSEAPPPVPAKLRKDRHLPTTPPVPQTNDGSPVSQPETTPPAKLRKEVAEPRKRSSSFLENRKSSFPMLGVRAPSPGPDARGRSTSVTPPGGRTNTGSSQNTLPTHRSNDSQSPTRDERRGRLRRSWLPGGGRSRSNSQDVTAASNSSQAWVLSPDTPGEYNTSFLLNAEKVPELWNENGNVYVYLQPRSSNAGPSFKVPSFSIINSVIFNELIQAEMASPTSRSRAKSFGGRDSLSVDDARSGGSPPLESYDGPGDLRLYLPATPPQYTQPGNGQLSAPGPQLRADVDRLISVRNLFAFLTGQPLVATKAHPTTFAAFLQIAKLLKEYGFTNADGSSFGEAVDLSFGFFMEQLSLADVRHSREKTLESLILGESMRSMELYNEAFAHAVGKYTAILDLRSPLFEQISLYTRQRLERAHLDLVNRQHNVNVRLEQFEFPSIFAGVASSTSSAELKAIRFKVWQKHFNKMRQFVLGYYKNNFGAWPPKASSKKNPFSESGLNRLVLKALYSDMCALYDLLVDRENITTRVMDGNADDESGKTTDPPTIVNLRKMLTEFDNSTPPVLPPIPFDVPKLPTMTAILETYDTMSAKEQARFDRKIKEHELTLVLQKAYNWDANSVNIPFLTEFKDFEQHEAKGKSAADLADQRIGYWLFLYVVLQSLPMLVVDAPNLRFSEAVEYFLCEPPMGNLPWLEDARQVRKMWYEVSGGNGYVELSADSVLFSVEAVYHRSHCWLAAKEWEGLDGAEAPPPQDAGMSPLEPPRPVFPGPDGIVGGPSSGTPPTPGSPQSHLRPRNVSPGGRQLGNRSAHRSSMIFGLEPVPFDEGMPGDRSSRIGAAGSSARSSSAGSRPLSMVMPRTPSATNLRNQSVDHTAAAAAYAPQEAAATSTMTFDDILGGGEEKKTTKKKKGKFF; via the exons ATGTTGCCCAACATGACGTCGAGTAAGTTGTCGGTTTCTCGCGCTTCCATTAAATCTTCTTTGGGCcacttctccttctcttcctcccaaACCAACCTCGCCGACCCAATCTCGCCCAAAGCCCGCCGCAAGAGACATCACAGCGTATCCGAGCCCCTATAcgagcagcaacaacagcagcagcagcagcagcagcagcaacaacaacaataccAAAATCAGCATCGGCTACAACCAACCGCTCTCGGAGGCTCCGGCCGCGAAGACGCCAACAGTTACACGCCCACCCGCCCGCAGCCGCCCGCATCCCCGAAACGATCACAGACCGACACCTCGGTCAACTCTCCCACGACTGCTGCCAAGATCAACGGCGGAAACCCGTCCCTGAAGGTTCCAGAGGACCAGAcacccgccgccgagccagTGCTCATCGCTCCCGTTCCCACTCGACCCCCCAACAACAGAAAATCCCGGTCTTGGGGGCACCGTCTGTCTGCTCTGTTTCCCTCGCTCATCGTCCAACCGACAGATCTACCCCAAACACAATCtcagccgcagcagcagcagcagcaacaacagcagcagcaacagctcCCGGTCCACCGCAAATCGCTGCCCTCCGACACGCCCGCCTCTCCCTCCGATAGCGCTCCCTCTTACCACACGACTGGTAATCCCACCGTCCGGCCTGTGACGAGCTCAggtctcggtctcggaaTCGTCTCTcccatcgccgacgacgacgacgacgacaactaCCTCAACCTGcctcctcccactcctcCCTCTGATGCACCGCCTCCTGTTCCTAGAAAAGTCGCCCCCGCACCTCTACACCTTTCAATACGAACaacgacagcaacagcacaCTCTTCAGCCGATCAACCCATGATCTCTCCTCCCCAAGCTTACTCGCCTGCCTCTCTAGACATGCTGGCcactcctccgccgccctccgAGGCGCCGCCCCCCGTGCCAGCCAAGCTGCGAAAGGACAGGCACCTCCCGACCACACCGCCAGTACCGCAAACCAACGACGGCTCGCCCGTATCACAGCCcgagacgacgccgcccgccaaGTTGAGAAAGGAGGTCGCCGAGCCTAGAAAGCGAAGCAGCTCCTTCCTCGAGAACCGGAAATCGTCGTTCCCCATGCTGGGCGTCCGCGCTCCGTCGCCCGGTCCGGATGCGCGAGGCAGAAGCACATCCGTCACCCCGCCCGGCGGCCGGACCAACACTGGAAGCTCGCAGAATACTCTCCCGACCCATAGGTCCAACGACAGTCAGAGCCCGACCCGCGACGAGAGGCGCGGACGGCTGCGCAGGAGCTGGCTGCCTGGCGGAGGAAGATCGCGATCGAACTCGCAGGATGTCACTGCCGCCAGCAACAGCTCCCAGGCGTGGGTGCTGTCGCCCGACACGCCCGGCGAATACAACACATCGTTTTTGCTCAATGCGGAAAAG GTCCCGGAACTGTGGAACGAGAACGGCAACGTCTACGTTTACCTCCAGCCCAGGAGCAGCAACGCCGGGCCGTCCTTCAAGGTGCCCAGCTTTTCCATCATCAACTCGGTCATCTTCAACGAGCTCATCCAGGCCGAAATGGCCTCGCCGACTAGCAGGAGCAGGGCGAAGAGTTTCGGAGGCCGGGACAGCCTTTCGGTGGACGACGCGCGGTCCGGCGGCTCACCCCCACTGGAAAGCTACGACGGCCCCGGCGACCTGAGGCTCTATCTGCCGGCGACGCCCCCGCAATACACGCAACCGGGCAACGGCCAGctctcggcgccggggccgcAGCTccgcgccgacgtcgaccgaCTGATTTCCGTCCGCAACCTTTTCGCGTTCTTGACCGGCCAGCCGCTGGTGGCCACCAAGGCGCACCCCACCACTTTCGCGGCGTTTCTGCAGATCGCGAAGCTGCTCAAGGAGTACGGCTTCACCAACGCTGACGGCTCCTCcttcggcgaggccgtcgacctAAGCTTTGGCTTCTTCATGGAGCAGCTATCGCTCGCCGATGTCCGCCACAGCCGCGAGAAGACGCTCGAGTCGCTGATCCTGGGAGAGTCCATGAGGTCGATGGAACTCTACAACGAGGCCTTCGCGCACGCCGTGGGCAAGTACACGGCGATCCTCGACCTGCGCTCGCCGCTTTTCGAGCAGATCTCCCTCTATACGAGGCAGCGCCTCGAGCGCGCGCATCTGGACCTCGTCAACCGGCAGcacaacgtcaacgtcaGGCTCGAGCAGTTCGAGTTCCCGTCAATATTCGCGGGTGTCGCAAGCTCCACCTCAAGCGCCGAGCTGAAGGCCATCCGGTTCAAGGTCTGGCAGAAGCACTTCAACAAGATGAGGCAGTTCGTCCTGGGGTACTACAAGAACAACTTTGGCGCCTGGCCGCCCAAGGCCAGCAGCAAGAAGAACCCCTTCTCCGAGAGCGGCCTCAACCGCCTCGTGCTGAAGGCCCTCTACTCCGACATGTGCGCGCTGTACGACCTCCTCGTGGACCGCGAGAACATCACCACCAGGGTCATGGACGGgaacgccgacgacgagtccGGCAAGACGACTGACCCGCCCACGATTGTCAACCTGCGCAAGATGCTCACCGAGTTCGACAACTCGACACCCCCCGTCCTGCCGCCCATCCCCTTCGACGTCCCGAAGCTGCCCACGATGACGGCCATCCTCGAGACGTACGACACCATGTCGGCCAAGGAGCAGGCCCGGTTCGACCGCAAGATCAAGGAGCACGAGCTGACGCTCGTCCTCCAGAAGGCGTACAACTGGGACGCCAACAGCGTCAACATCCCCTTCCTCACCGAGTTCAAGGACTTTGAGCAGcacgaggccaagggcaagagCGCGGCCGACCTGGCGGACCAGCGCATCGGCTACTGGCTCTTTCTCTACGTCGTTCTCCAGTCGCTGCCgatgctcgtcgtcgacgcgccGAACCTGCGCTTcagcgaggccgtcgagtaCTTCCTGTGCGAGCCGCCCATGGGCAACCTGCCTTGGCTCGAGGACGCGCGCCAGGTCCGCAAGATGTGGTACGAGGTCTCGGGCGGCAACGGCTACGTCGAGCTCTCGGCCGACAGTGTCCTGTTCAGCGTCGAGGCCGTGTACCACCGCAGCCACTGCTGGCTGGCCGCCAAGGAGTGggagggcctcgacggcgccgaggccccGCCCCCACAGGACGCTGGCATGTCCCCGCTGGAGCCGCCCCGACCCGTATTCCCCGGCCcggacggcatcgtcggcggccccTCGTCCGGCACCCCGCCCACACCCGGGTCCCCACAGTCCCACCTGCGGCCGCGCAACGTCTCGCCGGGAGGACGCCAGCTCGGCAACCGCAGCGCGCACCGGTCCAGCATGatcttcggcctcgagcccgtGCCGTTCGATGAGGGCATGCCGGGCGACCGCAGCTCGcgcatcggcgccgccggcagcagCGCGCGGAGCAGCTCGGCCGGGTCGCGCCCCCTGAGCATGGTCATGCCGCgcacgccctcggccacgaACCTGCGCAACCAGTCCGTTGAccacaccgccgccgccgccgcctatGCGCCGcaggaggccgccgcgacgTCGACCATGACGTTTGACGACATCCTCGGGGGaggcgaggagaagaagacgaccaagaagaagaagggcaagtTTTTCTGA
- a CDS encoding Snf2 family helicase, whose translation MPSQETPSIYAELLTNIRQLSVAVSLPAPAGNHTRGLVTPDGATLQLQHAGAQIAFPLPGRVQAQGAALPAPPPTSRAISWRLPLSTDDNASAPATRNLHDEPVPWTAPDLAPGSAVACRRCAAALVSEGTAQEWKDLPSENWAEMMDFWHCHKPTTDDERAADHEHLAKRGYGAGSSIAAQPGVGMVDLTSFLFRESDCAGLKFSQSPSPGAASDITSSAILARASDPPPRTLYVSCSGCAAHIGFFNVATSSVVLLKWRVSCRTTSPGAAPNSSECLAATLIATLSRSGSSKSVVVPAFQPSHQDAAAADDDDDAKSSPSPPALHLWILNANITYASSRCRGAAPRPAIKLLYREIPQAEADAMLESMTSDVQEVTLPLAEIAGAAEALRASGELLPPGERVFREWNVGLLDKWVAGGV comes from the exons ATGCCGTCTCAAGAAACGCCAAGCATCTACGCGGAGCTGCTTACAAACATCCGCCAGCTCTCCGTCGCGGTCTCCCTCCCCGCTCCCGCAGGTAATCACACACGAGGACTCGTCACGCCCGACGGCGCGACCCTCCAGCTTCAACACGCGGGCGCCCAAATCGCCTTCCCACTCCCAGGTAGAGTCCAGGCTCAAGGCGCCGCGCTACCCGCACCACCGCCAACCTCACGTGCAATTTCGTGGCGGCTACCTCTCTCAAccgacgacaacgcctcCGCCCCCGCGACGCGCAACCTGCACGACGAGCCCGTGCCATGGACGGCGCCGGACCTAGCCCCGGGCTCCGCCGTGGCATGCAGGCGCTGCGCCGCGGCCCTGGTGTCGGAGGGTACGGCGCAGGAGTGGAAGGACTTGCCGAGCGAGAACTGggccgagatgatggacTTCTGGCACTGCCACAAGCCGACTACGGACGACGAGCGCGCCGCCGATCACGAGCACCTGGCTAAGCGCGGCTACGGTGCCGGCTCGAGCATCGCGGCGCAGCCCGGCGTTGGAATGGTAGACCTCACCTCGTTTTTGTTTCGCGAGTCTGACTGCGCGGGTCTAAAG TTCTCCCAGTCTCCGTCCCCTGGCGCGGCATCAGACATCACCAGCTCGGCCATCCTCGCCCGCGCATCCGACCCGCCTCCACGGACGCTCTATGTGTCCTGCTCGGGCTGCGCAGCGCACATTGGCTTCTTCAACGTCGCCACATCGTCCGTCGTCCTGCTCAAGTGGCGCGTATCGTGCCGCACGACGTCGCCTGGCGCGGCCCCCAACAGCTCCGAGTGCCTGGCCGCGACCCTGATCGCCACACTCTCGCGCTCCGGCTCGTCCAAGTCTGTCGTCGTACCCGCGTTCCAGCCGTCACAccaggacgccgccgccgccgacgacgacgacgatgcgaaatcatcaccgtcaccgcccGCCCTGCACCTGTGGATCCTCAACGCTAACATTACCTACGCCTCGTCCCGCTGCCgcggcgccgcgccgcgcccCGCGATCAAGCTGCTGTACCGCGAGATCccgcaggccgaggccgacgcgaTGCTCGAGTCCATGACTTCGGACGTCCAGGAGGTCACCCTGCCGTTGGCGGAGAtcgccggcgcggccgaggcgttgCGGGCGAGCGGCGAGCTGCTCCCGCCGGGCGAGCGGGTGTTTAGGGAGTGGAACGTCGGGCTGTTAGACAAATGGGTGGCGGGGGGCGTATGA
- a CDS encoding LSM domain-containing protein, with protein sequence MATLGGYLNKKVLIVTSDSRILVGTLEAADQSTNLVLSAAQERVIQTPESGEPSVQVPLGLYLVRGDNVCTIGLVDEALDDSINWTEVKGSAIGGTKHV encoded by the exons ATGGCGACCCTTGGAGGTTACCTCAACA AGAAAGTCCTTATTGTGACTTCGGACTCGAGAATTCTTGTCGGCACCTTGGAGGCCGCAGACCAGTCCACCAACCTC GTCCTCAGCGCCGCCCAGGAGCGAGTAATCCAGACCCCCGAGAGCGGAGAACCATCGGTCCAGGTACCCCTCGGCCTCTACCTCGTCCGGGGCGATAACGTTTGCACCATCGGCCTGGTGGACGAGGCACTAGACGACAGCATCAACTGGACCGAGGTCAAGGGCTCCGCCATTGGAGGGACCAAGCACGTATGA
- a CDS encoding Inosine-uridine preferring nucleoside hydrolase, with protein sequence MAPKNRVIIDSDPGIDDVLAMLLALSASPEDLEVVMISVTYGNVPLQSCLRNVVALFHVLEKEIAWRKENGKPEGFEALKTYKPIVAVGAEHPLEDDELAADYFHGLDGLHGVHEQHPHLTPDDRWKSLFHTEKNIDHDPSPFSKYFTPAKQVAHKEILRILKENPPNTISICVVGPMTNVALAAAEDPETFLRVKELCVMGGAVHVEGNITPVGEFNTFADAVAAARVFALTSPTPRSTMPPISDKQSSLPPYPAKLSRRLKLTLFPLDITTPHLLMKNFFTERIKPIVEAGSPLGQWVNHFMSKTFEKIDSMEGNGQEPGLSLHDPLTVWYLLTQSDPKWKPVAEPEDIRIETTGQWTRGMHVIDGRIRAKYTEAALESSESSEGVDVLTLAEVPGDTGGWLSTGRGNRINRMVESPGEELFALDLMKRVFG encoded by the exons ATGGCTCCCAAGAACCGCGTCATTATCGATTCCGATCCCG GTATCGATGATGTCCTGGCTATGCTCCTGGCCCTCTCGGCCTCtcccgaggacctcgaggtcgTGATGATCTCCGTCACATACGGCAACGTGCCATTGCAGAG TTGTTTGCGCAACGTCGTTGCTCTCTTCCACGtgctggagaaggagattGCATGGCGCAAGGAGAACGGCAAGCCCGAAGGCTTCGAGGCGTTGAAGACCTACAAGCCCATCGTGGCTGTCGGTGCCGAGCACCCgctggaggacgacgagctggccgccgACTACTTCC ACGGACTTGATGGCCTACATGGCGTCCACGAGCAGCACCCTCACCTGACCCCGGATGACAGGTGGAAGTCGCTCTTCCATACGGAAAAAAACATCGACCACGACCCGTCGCCCTTCTCCAAGTACTTCACGCCGGCCAAGCAGGTCGCGCATAAGGAGATCCTCCGCATTCTCAAGGAGAACCCTCCCAACACCATCTCCATCTGCGTCGTTGGTCCGATGACcaacgtcgccctcgccgccgccgaggaccccgAGACTTTCCTCCGCGTCAAGGAGCTCTGCGTCATGGGCGGTGCCGTCCACGTCGAGGGAAACATCACGCCCGTCGGCGAGTTCAACACCTTTGCCGACGCCGTGGCGGCCGCCAGGGTCTTCGCCCTGACGTCCCCCACCCCgcgctcgacgatgccgcccaTTTCGGACAAGCAGTCGTCCCTCCCACCCTATCCGGCCAAGCTGTCCAGGAGGCTCAAGCTGACGCTTTTCCCCCTCGACATCACCACCCCCCACCTGCTCATGAAGAACTTCTTCACGGAGCGCATCAAGCCTATCGTGGAGGCCGGAAGCCCCCTTGGCCAATGGGTCAACCACTTCATGTCCAAGACCTTTGAGAAGATCGACTCCATGGAGGGCAACGGACAGGAACCTGGCCTCTCTCTGCACGACCCCCTGACGGTATGGTACCTGCTGACGCAGTCGGACCCCAAGTGGAAGCCCGTCGCGGAGCCCGAGGACATCCGCATCGAGACGACGGGCCAGTGGACGCGCGGAATGCACGTCATCGACGGCAGAATCCGTGCCAAGTACACCGAGGCGGCCCTCGAGTCCAGCGAGTCCagcgagggcgtcgacgtcctgACGCTGGCCGAGGTCCCCGGCGACACGGGCGGCTGGCTCAGCACCGGCAGGGGCAACAGGATCAACCGGATGGTCGAGTCCCCCGGCGAAGAGCTGTTCGCGCTGGATCTGATGAAGAGGGTCTTTGGTTAG
- a CDS encoding Secondary alcohol dehydrogenase, producing the protein MSADTHPISPARFAEAVRDLSLATLHLKALEIRNSILHLQYSNAQLKPYAEGAATTLDAADASLGRPDPDCVEAIRENDVVIARMEERVQIIREEVEGRGHSWNEFRSKEEVESEQQAGAANGVNGTTTATTSTTTNGLGAARAEEERIAGQSAQAANESSTTTTTAASQHPAWLDGTFQVGTIRNGEIQLDTTPAQPAPQTNGTGGRLSDDELRRAMEEQIRGLGDDDNNDNDGGMHL; encoded by the coding sequence ATGTCGGCAGACACCCACCCGATATCCCCCGCCCGCTTCGCCGAAGCCGTGCGCGACCTCTCGCTCGCGACGCTGCACctcaaggccctcgagaTACGCAACTCGATCCTGCACCTGCAGTACTCCAACGCCCAGCTGAAGCCCTatgccgagggcgccgcgacgacccttgacgccgccgatgcctcCCTCGGCCGGCCCGACCCGGACTGCGTCGAGGCCATCCGCGAAaacgacgtcgtcatcgctcGCATGGAGGAGCGTGTGCAGATCATCCGcgaagaggtcgagggccgcggCCACTCTTGGAACGAGTTCCGGagcaaggaggaggtcgagtCGGAACAGCAGGCGGGTGCCGCGAATGGCGTGAACGGAACGACAacagcgacgacgtcgacgacgacgaatgGTCTTGGTGCCGCGAgggcggaagaggagaggaTTGCGGGGCAGAGCGCGCAGGCAGCGAATGAGTCCAGcacgacaacaacgacagcAGCTTCACAACACCCCGCCTGGCTGGATGGCACATTCCAGGTGGGCACGATACGCAACGGCGAGATCCAGCTGGATACCACACCCGCCCAGCCTGCGCCGCAAACCAACGGTACGGGCGGTCGCTTGTCGGACGATGAGCTGCGCCGTGCCATGGAGGAGCAAATAAGGGgactcggcgacgacgacaacaacgacaatgATGGTGGTATGCACTTGTAG
- a CDS encoding Rhomboid-like protein codes for MNASLGLVPSRSLLHLGLRLACRQVAVKSCSSPPATASRLLSTCASLRRPLSSRPYSPWSSTLHQIQWPSPGLAATADLPATTRRWISSTPRKPEPTNDPILRDYVDLPLDYKDKDGLRFRAKDLSAAEVRAVFGPSLKPAAANRLLRIMQGRRVAGTLDDPAFGVNTADFTPQQRDAALVYLRKLVPVDEVLNAGLRAEDELALLEKELEKGVDGEASDAKTPSLENETTETASEKVYTADPVYGYSAFDAIRAKNQAKAAEEERRLAEEEAERQRNNPNAGPPAPLSLSRPPMSARMQKWTEQASSDLAAPPQLSLAERLLPSAAVVLLLVGMLAAFAAVYTPPRDVDRLYPEVSASTATVGALIGLNALVALAWRVPPLWKFLNRYFVLVHGMPRAVTMVTAGFSHSSLGHLAANMVALWFTGTALHEEVGRAGFLAIYLGSGAVGMLGSLVAYTLRGMLTVSTVGASGSVFGVATAFFWTHRFDSFKMFDLPPDPMNGPQGLGFIALILGFHVYAFLRRGPQTIDLPSHLFGMLAGAVGVELFKKREAPRDDGLERMEEASSGTPRDKWVTVVPKPTST; via the coding sequence ATGAACGCCTCACTCGGCCTCGTCCCCTCGCGATCCCTCCTCCACCTGGGTCTGCGCCTCGCCTGCCGTCAAGTTGCGGTAAAAAGCTGCAGTTCCCCCCCGGCTACCGCCTCACGACTTCTTTCAACATGCGCATCCCTCCGCAGACCCCTCTCTAGCAGACCGTACTCGCCATGGTCGTCGACACTCCATCAAATCCAATGGCCCTCCCCGGGTCTAGCCGCGACGGCTGACCTCCCAGCAACAACACGGAGATGGATCTCTTCCACGCCGCGCAAGCCCGAACCCACAAACGATCCCATCCTCCGAGACTACGTCGATCTCCCGCTGGACTACAAGGATAAAGACGGCCTGCGCTTCCGAGCCAAAGacctctcggccgccgaggtgAGAGCCGTTTTCGGCCCTTCCCTCaaacccgccgccgcgaaccGCCTCCTGCGTATTATGCAgggccgccgcgtcgccggaaccctcgacgacccggccTTTGGCGTGAACACGGCCGACTTCACACCGCAGCagcgcgacgccgccctcgtctACCTCCGCAAGctcgtccccgtcgacgaggtcctcaaCGCCGGCCTGCGAGCCGAGGATGAACTCGCCCTGCTGGAGAAAGAGCTCGAAAAGGGCGTCGACGGAGAAGCCTCAGATGCGAAGACACCATCTCTCGAGAACGAGACCACCGAAACGGCGAGCGAAAAGGTCTACACGGCGGACCCGGTATACGGCTACAGCGCCTTCGACGCCATCCGCGCCAAGAaccaggccaaggccgccgaggaagagaggcgccttgccgaggaggaggccgagcgcCAGAGAAACAACCCGAACGCCGGCCCCCCCGCGCCGCTGTCCCTCAGCCGCCCGCCGATGAGCGCGCGCATGCAGAAGTGGACCGAGCAGGCGAGTTCCGATCTcgcagcgccgccgcagtTGTCGCTCGCCGAGCGCCTGctgccctcggccgccgttgTCCTGCTGCTGGTCGGCATGCTCGCGGCCTTTGCCGCGGTCTACACGCCGCCTCGCGACGTCGACCGGCTGTACCCCGAagtgtcggcgtcgacggcgacggtcggCGCGCTGATTGGGCTGAACGCGCTCGTGGCGCTCGCATGGCGCGTGCCGCCGCTGTGGAAGTTCCTGAACCGGTACTTCGTGCTGGTGCACGGCATGCCGCGCGCCGTGACCATGGTCACGGCCGGCTTCTCGCACTCGTCGCTCGGCCACCTGGCGGCCAACATGGTGGCGCTATGGTTCACGGGTACCGCGCTGCACGAAGAGGTCGGCCGCGCCGGCTTCCTGGCCATCTATCTCGGCTCGGGTGCCGTCGGTATGCTTGGCAGCCTGGTGGCCTACACGCTACGGGGCATGCTGACCGTGTCGACCGTCGGCGCGTCGGGCTCCGTGTTCGGCGTTgcgacggccttcttctggaCGCACCGCTTCGACTCGTTCAAGATGTTCGACCTGCCGCCGGACCCGATGAACGGCCCGCAGGGGCTGGGCTTCATCGCGCTGATCCTGGGCTTCCACGTCTACGCCTTCCTGCGGCGGGGCCCGCAGACCATCGACCTGCCGTCCCACCTCTTTGGCATGCTTGCGGGCGCC